The Undibacterium cyanobacteriorum genomic sequence ATGCCCAGTTATTTAACGAGAATTTATTGCGGCAATTGGATGATGCTGCAGTCAATCGAATTTCCCGCTTAAATGGCGATACGTATGTCGGCTACTTCCCAAACGAGAGTGGAAAAGCCTCGCTACTCGTGTTGCAAGGCGTCGAAAATGTGAATGAAATTGACGCAAAGTTATTGGAGGTATTTTCGTCAGGGGTGGCGATTGCCTTCGATAATATCCTGCTCAATCAAGAGATCAGTGATACGCAAGGCGAGCTGATCATGCGACTCGGTGATGTCGTTGAATCGCGTTCGCCTGAGGCTGGTAATCATGTGCGTAGGATGGCGGAAGTGTGTCACCTTTTGGCACTCGCTTCGGGTATGGATCCTGACGAAGCCGCTATTCTTAAACAGGCAGCGCCAATGCACGATATCGGCAAAATTGCGACGCCAGATTCGGTGTTGCTCAAGCCTGGCAAGCTCGATGCCAACGAGTGGGACATCATGCGTTTGCATCCCGAAGTAGGGATGTCGATCTTGGATGGCTCACATCGTCCTATCTTACGCGCTGCATCAATTATCGCTCATCAACATCATGAGAAATTTGATGGCAGCGGTTATCCGCAAGGCTTGGTCGGTACTGAAATTCATGTCTATGCGCGCATCGTCGCCGTGGCTGATGTGTTTGATGCCTTGATGCATAGTCGCGTCTATAAGCCTGCGTGGCCGGTTGATCAAGTCGTATCACACTTGAAAGCGGTCAGTGGATCGCACCTCGATCCGCAATTTGTTGAGCTCTTAGTTGATAACGTTGAGCGAGCCGTTGCGATTAATGAGCGTTATCCGGATTAGTTTTCTGCTTCACTTTTACTTTGAATAATTCAACTTAGGCAAGTGTGACTGGGAAACGTATTTGGTAATGTAGGCCGCGTCCAACTTCGCTTGTCGCACGAATCTGACCACTTAAAAGACCAGTGACTAGGTTGAACACGATGTGAGCGCCCAGGCCGCTCCCACCTTGTCCACGTTTGGTTGTGAAGAACGGGTCGAATAGTTTCTCCAATTCCTCCTCGTTCATGCCGCGACCATCATCCTGATAATCGAGGTGAAGGAAGTCATTCTCGTGACGTATTTGAATGGAAATATGTCCCTCCGAAGTATGTTCAAAACCGTGGTTGATGGAGTTCACGACAAAATTGGTAATGATTTGTGAGAATACTCCGGGGTGGCTCAAGATGCGAAGTTGAGATGGACAATCAACCTGCACTTTGATGGGTTTGCCTTTGAGCTTGGGTTGCAAGGAGATCAGAATTTCATCAAGGTAGGCTGCCAAAACGAAGGGGCGTTTTTCATCGGACGTTTGATCAACCGCGACCTGTTTAAAACTGCGAACCAGAGATGCGGCTCGTTTTGTGTTCGCGTTCAGTATCCGCAGTGATTGATCAACGATCTCAAGAAATTGATCTCGTTGTACATCGGCGAAGCGGCCAGCTTCAATGTCCCTGCGGGTCAATTTGAGTTCTTCGATCAGATGTGTCGTGGCCGTAACACATATACCTAGAGGCGTATTGATTTCGTGTGCAACACCTGCCACAAGTCCGCCTAAGGAGGCTAATTTTTCTTTGCGTACTAACTCGGATTGCGCCTCTCGCAGTGCGTGTAAAGCGCTGTTGAGTGCGGTGTTTTGTTGTTCAAGATTTGCTTTGGCTAAGTGCAAATTTTTCTCAGAATTGAGTCTGTCGATTGCGACTGCAATGTGACTAGCAACGAAGACCAGCAGTTCAAGATCATGATCCGTATAGCGATTTTGTGCATCGTAACTTTGGACGATGATCACACCATAAATTTTGTCATTGATGAGAATGGGAACACCAATCCAACTTTGTGTGGTAGCACCCAAAACCTGCTTGATTTCGCCGCTCGAAATTAAGTTCTTGAGACGATCTTGATCGATCAGTTGTGCCTTGCCGCTATGAATCACAAATGAGGTCATGCCCATACCAAGTGGGAAACGGTGCATTGCCGGTAATTCATCGATCTCGTCGACAAAGTACTGCACGCTGATTTCCTCCGTATCGTCGTGGTACAAAGCGACCATGAAATTTTTAGCCGTGATGAGTCCGTCGACGATGCCGTGGATGTTGGCATACAGTTCATCGGCATCCTCGACCGAGAACGACAATTCGGCAATGGAATACAGCGCCTTTTGAATTTGTTCGGATCTTTTGCGCTCACTAATTTCGTGTTTCAGCAGGGCAGTGCGTTCGGAGACGGCTCTCTCAAGTCGATCCACACTTTGGAACTGTTGTAAAGCGTTGCTAACATGCCCCGCAATTAATTCGAACAACGCCTGGTCTTCATCGGTGTAGAGATATTGGGCGTCATAACTTTGAATGACCATGGCCCCGAGGCAATCCTTTTGATGGTCGAGCAGAGGGTAGCCCATCCAATGTTCAGAACGTGTGCCAGTGACCGCGCTCAGCTCAGGACTCTCCACTAACTTCTCGTCTTCTTCGGCCGTGATGATCATTTCCTTTTTGTTGAGGATGACCCACTTGGTGAAAGCGTAGCCTGGCTCGTCGAGTTTGAATTGCTCTTGTGGGTTGGGCGCTTCATCAACCTCGTCGACAAAATAGACGAACTGCACGGCCTGTTCCTCATTGTTGTACAGAGCGATGTAAAAATTGGCCGCATACATAATGCGGGACAAGGCGAGATGAATGCCTTGGATGAATTCGCGGATGTCCGAAGTGCGCGAGGAAAGGCGCCCGATGTCGAGCACCATAGTTTGTACGGCTTCAAGTCGTTTGAGACGGTGTTCCATACTTGCTCCTTGCAGGCAAGACGCGATGTTCTTGCGTGAAGCTTAGAGCAAAATAGAGCGCTTGTGCCAAACTGTGATGTCGAAGCCACAGAATTGAAACGAGAAACAAGCCTGATCCGAATGGGCGAATCAGTGGACCTTACTTAGATGGGTTGAGAGTCGTTTGGTGACGCAGGCTCGCATAGGGAACTTGAGGAACGAGAGGTAGGCCGAGGGCGCTCCAGACCGAGGAACCGCCGCGATACCAGTAAAGATTGGTGTAGCCGAGTGCGCGCAATCGCATCAGCCCATTCACACTTAGCCAACACTCGGGTGAGGCACAGAAAACGACAATGGCCTGATCTTTCTGCGGTGCCAGTGTCCGCATATTGGCTTCGAGCGCAACTTGTGAAAACGTATCGGCGCCTGGTGTTTTTGAGTCTGTTTGATAGGAGACACCGAGCCAATCCATGACGTAGGCATTCGGTAGGGTTTTGCCGCTGTCAAAATCCATGGTACTTGCGTCTAACAAGATAAATTTTTCTTCCTTCATTCCTGCAATCAGTTCCGCAGTTAGGATGTTCTTAACTCCTTCAAGATGTGAGGGGGTCGCGAAGTGAATGCCTTCGTTGGCGCTACGGATGTGGTCAGGCTCGTCGATTTGCCAGTCCATTTTTTCAAAATAGTCTGCATTTTGTGTAGGTATGCGAAGTGATCTGATGGCCCGACTAGACTCTTCATTAAACTGCTTATAGCGTTCGGTGAAATCAAGCTTACCAACCGCCAAGACATGACATGCGCCACCCGACATCGAACTGCAGCGGCTCAGACTTGTGCGGAGCGCTTCATTCTTTGTATTGCCCATATTTGAGAATAACTGTTTGCCATCGAGACTTCTGGTGATTGCGCGTGCTTCATCTTTACTTCGCGCTTGCTCAACACGCTCGCGCATTTTGTCCGAGAGTTCGAATTTTTCTGGATAAATTGGTTTCACAGTCACGCACCCACTGAGTACGGACGCAGACAACAAATAAAGGAGATAAATGAGGGAACGCATATTCTTCGAGATTTATTTAAAAAACAATATTGTGTATTTTGTCAGCTAATTGAATTTATTGCAATTTCGATTTGCACTCCACATCGAGTGCGCCCGTGAGAGGGGCGTTCTTTCTGCATTTTTTCTTGTCATCGGACTTTCAATATCAACTGATAAAATGTGAGTTTTGATTGCCAAGGAAGAACCATGACGTCTTCGTATGAACCTGACGATGGAAGTGTTAGTGAGTTCAAAAGTAAGAGCGGTTTGAAGCGTATTTTCTCTGCGTTTTTTTATTCGATTGATGGACTCAGGGCCGCTTGGCGACACGAGCATGCATTTCGCCAAGAATTGGTGTTGGTTATTGCTGGTGTGATCGTGGCGCTGTTCCTGCCAGTCTCAGCCTTTGAAAAACTGATGATGATCGCAGTATTGGTACAGGTGTTGGTGGTGGAATTAATCAACTCTGCAATTGAAGCGGTGGTTGATCGTGTTTCTTTGGAGCGTCATAGCTTATCAAAAAATGCTAAGGACTTTGGAAGTGCCGCCGTCCTCCTCACATTTCTGATCGCGCTTGCAACATGGGGTGTGATTCTCTTCAATCGATATTTTTATTGAATAGAACATCTTCATGCCAAGGGGAGAGTTGGGTGTACCTGACTGCGAATCTCGCAGCAAGATAGTCGAAGAAACCGCAATGTGATTCAGCGCTATCTTGACGGTAGAGGAAAGAAGACTAAAGAAAACTAAAGTCTCCTGAGTTCGAAAGATCGAATCAATATCACGTCCATGTTTATGCGATGCTTCGTAAAGCATCACGTAGACAGCGCAAAAACTCTTCAGCATTGTCCATGCTAAACACAATCGGCGGTTTGAGTTTTAGGACGTTATCGTAAGGCCCGTCTGTCGAGAGCAAAATGTGATGGGCTTTGAGGTACTCAATCACCGCATTGGCGGCCTCGGTTGCGGGCTCTAGACTATGACGATCCTTCACCATTTCAACGCCAATAAACAGTCCCATGCCGCGCACATCGCCGATCATATCAAATTCTTTTTGCAGCTCAACGAGTCCGTGCAAGATCGCATTGCCCACCTGAAGAGCATTGTTTTGTAGTTGCTCTTGTTCGATCACGTCGAGCACCGCCAAGCCCATCGCACAAGACACCGGATTGCCGGCAAAGGTATTGAAGTATTCCATGCCATTCATAAAGGCCTGTGCGATTTCTGGACGGGTTACGACCGCGCCCATTGGGTGTCCATTGCAAATCGGTTTGCCCATGGTGACGATATCGGGTACCACCGCTTGTGTTTCGAAGGCCCAGAAATGAGTTCCCGCGCGACCAAAGCCAACTTGCACTTCATCGGCAACGCACACCGCACCCGCAGCGCGGGCGGTCGCGTAAGCCTCTTTCAGATAATGGTCAGGTAAAACGACTTGACCACCACATCCTAAAATCGATTCGCAGAAAAAAGCCGCAGGTTTCTCGCCGCGTGCATGGATAGCCGCAATCGCCCGATGTAAATCTTGTGCATAGCGTGGGCCGACATCGGCCTCGCCACGACGAAAACGTCCGCGATAATCATCGGGAATCTCGGCCACTTGGATGTGCGCTGGCCGACCTTGTCCACCTTTGCCATCGAACTTATACGGGCTCAGTTCTATCATGGTGGGCGAGTTGCCGTGATAAGCATGGTCGACCACGATGATGTCATGTGCTTGTGAATAGGTGCGCGCCAAACGTAGTGCCAGATCATTGGCCTCGGTGCCTGAGTTGGTCAAGAACACCACCGACAATTCTTCAGGAAAAGTGGCGCTGAGTCTTCGCGCATATTCGACAATGTTGTCGTGTAAGTAGCGCGTGTTGGTATTGAGCTCGGCCATCTGGGCTTGGCCGGCCGCGACCACACTTGGATGGCAATGACCAACGTGACAAACATTGTTCACCATGTCTAAATAAGCTTGACCATCCTGATCATACAAATACGCCCCGCGGCCACGTACCATTTTGACAGGCTGCTGGTACGACATACTCAAACTTGGATTGAGGTGGCGACGGCGTAAGTCAATGATCTCTTGTGGACTACGCTGCGGTATGGCTTTGGTGATCGTGCTCATGTTCGACTCTATAAAAATAGGCTGCTGTTTTTTGCCTTCGTTGTATTTTGTGGGCTCAGCTAGGCTTCGGTGATATTGTGCTTAATCGGTTTTTTAGAGACTTTCATCGTATTGCTGACAACATCAATTGTTCAAGTTCGTCAGCACCGATTTCTTCAAATTGCCGCAGTAGGCGATGTACGCCTATTTGTGACACTAAGATATAGGTATTGGCAGGGTTCTTACGAAATGCACGCGTCGCCATCAAGACACTTTGGCTCAAACGTGCATTGATGAGTGCTGGCAAAATGCGCAGCTCTGGCTCGCTCAGTGGATGTACACCTTGGTATGCCCTGAGGATGGCGGTGATGCACTGCTTGACGCGAGAAATATCGACCGCATGTTGTAAGGCATAGACGATGGTAATCGCCAAATCGACAGCACGTAGATGAAAGCACATATCGCCAAAATCGATGATGGCGTCGACCTGATAGTGCGCACGAACTGGATCGCTTTCATGAGCGCTCGCTTGATTACTATTTTTTTGCTGCGCATGATCACCATCGGGCTCAACCGTACTGACGATCACATTGTAATCATTGGCATCGTTGTGAATCACCGCTTGCGGTAGGGTTTGCCGCCATTGGCTCTCATTGTCGGCAAAGTAATGAAGGTGACGCTGAACTAGGGCACGAATTTCCGCGTCTTCGACATGGGCAATTTCATCGATCAGTCCAGGTAGTTGACTGATACTCCAATCGACCTCACGCATCATCGCCGGATGTTGGAAATCACTGAGACCGCGATCCAGCTTGCCGATTGCCAGCCCTAAGCTATATTCCAAACTCGCCAAATCGGTATTGGTTTGCTGTGCCGCTTCGGCATACACTTGGCCACTCACAAACGTCAGGAGGCGCATATGGCAGGCTAGCGTATTGCCTGCGTCATCGTAAAGATTTAAAGGGATGATGTGCGAACCGTCAGCAGCCAACATGATTTTTGGCAGAGCGAGGTCGGGGCAGGTGTGCACTAAATGGAGCAGGGCGGCATTCTCGATATCGAGATCAGCATAAGACCAATTCGGATTCGCGATTTTGAAAACGAAGTTGCCCTGTGCGCCACTGATCTTGAAATTGCGATCAGCGTAAGAGGGAAGATCGTTAATCTCGCCGGTGATCTGCCAATGTTGCTGAACAAGTTGTAAGGCTTGGTCTGAAGAAATCTTGAGCATGAATGTTGCCGTAGGACGTTGGGGGGATGGATTCCAAAGCGGTTGATCGTAAGCTGCCTTCAAGTTGTTCAAGGCCGTTGAGCGATGAATGCCATGCAAACTATAAGTATACTATAAATATATTTGAAATTCCTCGATGTTCACCATACAGGAGGCGCAATGCAGGTGATGCAGATGTGAGTTTTTAACCCAAAGTCGAAGACCATTCTGTCGCACTTATGATTCGAAAGTATCGAGGAACTCCAATCTTGTCCTCTTGCTTATGTCGATCTTTGTGCCAGAGCTAGAGCGATTCTGCCCATCACAGCGATCGTGTCATAAACAAGCTCAAGGGGCCTAGAACATAATCGGCAAACGGCCCGCATACTTCAAAGCCAAATTTGCGATACAACATTTCTGCTGGTTTGAATTCTGCTTGGGTGCCTGTCTCGAGGCTGAGGCGACGGTATCCGCTCTGACGCGCTTCGGCGATCAAATGGTCGAGTAGGGCGGCGGCCACGCCTTGTTTCAAATATTTTTCAGCAGTGCGCATGGATTTGATTTCCGCATGCTCTGGATCGAGTTCCTTGAGCGCGCCGCAACCCATGAGTTCTTCGCCATCCCATGCACCCCAGAGTCGAATTTTCGGGCTGCGTAAGGCGTCAATAGCCAAGGCATGGCAGCTTTCTGGAGGTGAAATTGATGCCATATTGGTAGTGTGTAATTCGATTAAGGCGATCATGCGGGGATCGCTGAGATCATCAAGTCGGATGTCCATGGTGTGCTCGGTTTGTAGTTTTGAGATTCTGTTACAAGAAAATTTAATGAGAGTCTGATTGTGCTTGTTTGTAAGGCACACGTCCGGTCGGAACAACCCCAGACGCACTCAAGCAGTGACCATGTTGATCATCGAAAAACATATGCGGTTGAAATGCGGCGAGCACGGCTGCTTTGCTGACGCCGCCCATGAAGAAGGTTTCATCAATCCGAATATCCCATGCCCTGAGCGTTCGGATGACCCGTTCATGAGCGGGGGAAGAACGCGCGGTGACTAAAGCTGTGCGCAATGGCATGGCATGTGGATCATCGCTTTTGAAATTATTTTGCAAGTAGGATATCGCTAAAAGGAGACGCGCAAAGGGGCCTTCGGGCAAAGGCTTCTTAGCGTTTTCGCGCTCATGTTTTTCAAACGCTTCGATACCGCCGGTTTGATAAATGCGTTCGGCTTCATCGGAGAACAAGACAGCGTCGCCGTCAAAAGCAATGCGAATTTGTTCTGGGTCGGCGGCGGCTTCAGGAGTGCGATACAACAGCGCCGCTGCCGTGCCACTATTGATGGCGGCTTGCACATCGTCTTCATGGAGCGATAAAAACAGGCTGACGTTAAAGGCCTTGAGATAGGGTGACAAGGAAGCGCCACCGGCCAACGCAGCACGACTAATATCCAGTCCGTAGTGTTCAATTGAATTGAAAATGCGCAAAGACGTCTCGGATGAATTGCGCGACATGATCACGACTTCCACCAAACGTTTGTCCGGCGTGAGTTGGTTCAAGCGCAGCAAGGCTTTGACCAACGGAAAACCAGCACCGGGTTTCAGCACTTCGTTCTCATGCTGTAGTTGATGCAAACGATAGGCATCGAGACCTTGCTCTTGGTAGATCTTCTCTTCCACTTCGAGGTCAAATAAAGCCCGTGAAGAAATGCCGATAACGAGTAGCTTATCTAAGGAAAATGGCATCTTACAAAACCTCGTCTAAATGTCGAATCAAGCGGGCAATCTCTTGCTCGGTGTTGTAATGGGCAATCGATACCCGCACTACGCCGCCGTGTTTTTCCAAATCCAAAGTACTGATCAGATGTTTTGCATAAAAATCGCCATAGCGGATGCCGATGCCATATTGATCGATGTGACGCACGATCTCCGGTGACGCTAGCTCTTGGTGCACAAAGCTGATGGTCGGAACCCGCTGAATCAAGTTTGTCAAGTTTGAATCATTCGCCATGTTGCCGTCTGTGAGTATCTGCTTTCCTTGCGTCACAGTATTAAGGCCGATAATGCTAACTTTCTCTTTCGAACGTAGATAGCTGAGCAACTGTTCTGCCAATGCATTTTCGTGATCTTCAAACTTCTTGAAGACGGCTTGCATACGTTGTCGCGGAGTGCCATCGTATTGAAAAAAGTCTGCAACAGCGAGCAGATAATCTCGAATGCCGGCGCAGCCATACGATAACTCAAAATTCACATTACCCGGTTGTAGTTTGTAAGGCAATTCGTCCGCTGGTATGAAAAAGTGATTTAAGTTTGCGAGTGAGTTCAGTAATTCCAGATGCCCCCACATCAATGCATAATGCGGCCCAAATACTTTGTAAAAACTGAAGACGTAAATATCGGCGCCACTCGCTTGTACATCCACTAAACGGTGCGGCGCATAGGCAACGCCATCGACACACACTCTGCCGCCGACCGCATGCACACGCTGTGCAACTTCAGCGACAGGATTGATCGTCCCCAAAATATTCGAAGCATGGGTCATCGCAAGCCATTTGGTGCGCGGGCTCAATAGGGGCTCGAGTTGCTCGAGTTCGAGCAACATCGTTTGGCGATTGACTTCCCAGATTTTGATCACCGCACCAACTTCTTCCAGACGTTTCCAAGCACCGATGTTGGCTTCGTGGTCCGTGTTGGTGAGAATGATTTCGTCGCCGGGCCGAATACTAGGACGTAGCGCTTGAATCAAGAGGAACATCAAACCGGTGGTCGAGCCACCCATGACGATTTCGCGGTCGTCCTTGGCATTCACCAAATCAGCGATGGCGCGGCGTGCGGCTAACACGCGATCTTGTGCTTGTACCGAAGTGCGATAGCTGGCGCCCAGCTGCACGCTGGTGCTGAGAAGATACTGATGAATACGGTCGGCCACGACTTGGGCGACTTGTGAGCCACCTGCGTTGTCGAGGTACACACAGGATGCGTTATGCAGAGCAGGGAATTGACTGCGGATAAAACTGATTTCAGAGTCTTTCATAGCGGCTAAGTAGATGCACGAGTGTTTGAGGTCGGCGTGACAGCGATGACCGCCTACCTCAAAAATCAAATGTGTACTACCTTACCACGAAACCTCTTGGCGTGATCGTTCGCGCTATTTCTGTCAGTCTGGTTTCTTCTATTGGGCGGCGGTCAGCGCTGATTAACCTGGTGCGCCATCGACACGAGGCCGCAAGTAGATCGGCAACATCAAAGCGCCCCAAGCGATAAACACCGCTGCCCATAATCCCGCAGAAACTTTGATTAAACTATCGGTGGCCTGGAAACTCGCAAAGACACGCAGGACAGCTGCTAAATGCAATGCAAGATACAAGGACCACAAACCATTGCCTGCATGGAGTGGGCGGCCGCTATGACCGAAGCTGACCCGGCTCACAAACGCGACTAACATGGTACTCATGAAGCCCAAAGCTAAAGCGTGGGTGGTGGCCGAACCCGTGGTGACGCCAAGCGCCGAGATCGCATGCAGGGCGAAAACGACACTAAGCCATGCGAAGGATAAGTGCAGCATGGCTAATAGTCGATTCTCAAAACTACGAAACAGTCCCCAACGCCAAGAAGTGTTGGCGAAACTGAAGCTCAAGAGCGTGGCAACGATCACTTGGATGCCTTGCGCCGCGCTACTTGCATCGCTTCCATTCGTGCCGAAAATACCCGCGAACGCCAAAGTCCAACTGCCAATCAACCAAGTCGCCAACAAACTATAAGGACGCCATGTGACATAGTTCTGCAACACATTGGCGGTGAAGAAGGGCAGCATGCGATGACACACAGTGAGAAAGATGGGTAAGAGGAAGGCGAAGAAACTCAATTGTCGTGCAGCTTGCCAAGCAAGCTCAGAACCAGCCGCCCATAGCAAGGCGCACAGCATAGAAAGTATGCCACCCAGCATGGCGACTAATAATGCAATCGCGTGTTTTTTATCCTCACTTTTGCTTTCGATAATCAAGCGCGCCCAACGCAGTGTGACCGCGACCCACGCGGATAGCATCAAGGCAAAGCCAGATAGACGTAAAGGTTTGAGACCAAAAGTGGAGGCGAATAACACCAAAACGATACCTACGAAATAGGTCGCGCCATGCAAGATAAAATGATGGGTAGATGCCTTGACGTTGAGCCAGCGCGGTCCAGCAGTAAAGGTGAAACCGAGTATGAATAAAGGGAAGACGCCGAGTGGCATCAAAATGCCGTGTAAAGGCACCGGTAATTGATTCGCGAATTGGAGATTGATCCACCACCACGCCAGTAAGGAAAGGAGTGCGACGAGTCCCAAGAAGAAATAGAGACGGTGAGGGGCTTGGCTGAGTTGTTTCATGGCGAATAATGATCGGAGATAAGACATCGGCGAATAAGCATCGTCGACCGACCTAAAGTAGCTCTACCGGAATAGCGAATTGCGAAGATAGAAAAGCTTAGCCTTAGTCGAATCGATGTCCAGAAAGTGAATCGATAGTGCCCGCGATGCTAGCAAATTTGTGCGCTGCACACCTTGATCAAGAACAAGTTCTCGCTCCAGATTTCGTGTGCTGGCCTGTGACTTGTTGAATCAATACGGCTGACAGGGCGTCATGTGAATGGCGCTTCAGTAAAGGCTTGTTTTGTTGAGAAGCGGAAAATGAAATGCTGAAGATGAAATCCTTAGCTCGCGCTCATTTCATCGAAGGCTCTCAAGGCGTCAGCCGCGTACATTAAGGAAGGGCCGCCACCCATATACACCGTCATGCCCAGAGTTTCTTCGAGCTCGGCACGTGTAACGCCGAGTTTGATCAGCGCTTGCACATGGAAGCCGATGCAGCCATCACAATGCGCGGCGATGCCGAGTGCCAATGCCAGCAGTTCTTTGGTCTTTTTGTCGAGTGCGCCATCTTTGCTCGCTGCTTGTGCCAGCATAGAAAAGCCTTTCATCACATCAGGAATATCGCTGCGCAAATGGGACAGTGATTGTGAGAGTGACTTGGTGATTTCGACGTAAGACTTGCTCATAAAGTGCTTTCAAAGGTGAGTACTTAGACTGCAGGCCAAAGGGAAATGCTAGGGCTTGCGATTCAATTGAAGCGCGGATCAACAAGCCACTGCGAATTTTGGCGTCAGTCTAATTCAGTCAAGTTTGCAGGTTTTGATGCCGAGCAAAGTATAAGCAGGGCAGAAGCGGAAAATACCTGTGAGCAGCGGTACCACGCCGATCCAACCAAACTGATTGAGCCAACCAGCGAGGGTCGCGCCGATTAAAGCCAGGCCAACAACAATACGTAAAACGCGATCTAGACCACCGACATTCATTTTCAACATGATGAGCTCCTAGTGTTAAATGTTGGAAATTCAGTAGGAACGTCGAATTCGAAATGGAGCGAAACGAGTTGAGATTGGGATCATTTCGAGAGGACGCATGATTCAGTACTGAATTCTAAACTGCTTTATTTGCGTTTTTATGCAAATAAGCAATTGAACTGAATTATAAAGCTGTTTGTAGTTCAAAGCGGTAGTAATTCTTTGATCCAGATCAGGTGAACTAACTAAACCTTGCTGGTCATTTATTCTCCTAGATCACTTACATGGCTGAGGTAAGAATTGGATTAAATGTGGATGCTATAGAACTGTTCAGAGTTCAGCCACTAATTTCATGTTCACAGTCAATCTTTTGAAAAACAATGTTAAATCGTTTTATAAATAAATTTTGTATTTGCGTAATTGCGCAAATAAGGATATTATGATTGTTGAGGTTTTTGTGAATAGGCGTGGGAATGAATGAAAAGTCATGGTTCAAGACTTGGCATAGTTT encodes the following:
- a CDS encoding cysteine desulfurase-like protein; this encodes MKDSEISFIRSQFPALHNASCVYLDNAGGSQVAQVVADRIHQYLLSTSVQLGASYRTSVQAQDRVLAARRAIADLVNAKDDREIVMGGSTTGLMFLLIQALRPSIRPGDEIILTNTDHEANIGAWKRLEEVGAVIKIWEVNRQTMLLELEQLEPLLSPRTKWLAMTHASNILGTINPVAEVAQRVHAVGGRVCVDGVAYAPHRLVDVQASGADIYVFSFYKVFGPHYALMWGHLELLNSLANLNHFFIPADELPYKLQPGNVNFELSYGCAGIRDYLLAVADFFQYDGTPRQRMQAVFKKFEDHENALAEQLLSYLRSKEKVSIIGLNTVTQGKQILTDGNMANDSNLTNLIQRVPTISFVHQELASPEIVRHIDQYGIGIRYGDFYAKHLISTLDLEKHGGVVRVSIAHYNTEQEIARLIRHLDEVL
- a CDS encoding 5'-nucleotidase: MPFSLDKLLVIGISSRALFDLEVEEKIYQEQGLDAYRLHQLQHENEVLKPGAGFPLVKALLRLNQLTPDKRLVEVVIMSRNSSETSLRIFNSIEHYGLDISRAALAGGASLSPYLKAFNVSLFLSLHEDDVQAAINSGTAAALLYRTPEAAADPEQIRIAFDGDAVLFSDEAERIYQTGGIEAFEKHERENAKKPLPEGPFARLLLAISYLQNNFKSDDPHAMPLRTALVTARSSPAHERVIRTLRAWDIRIDETFFMGGVSKAAVLAAFQPHMFFDDQHGHCLSASGVVPTGRVPYKQAQSDSH
- a CDS encoding carboxymuconolactone decarboxylase family protein, with the translated sequence MSKSYVEITKSLSQSLSHLRSDIPDVMKGFSMLAQAASKDGALDKKTKELLALALGIAAHCDGCIGFHVQALIKLGVTRAELEETLGMTVYMGGGPSLMYAADALRAFDEMSAS
- a CDS encoding YgaP family membrane protein — protein: MKMNVGGLDRVLRIVVGLALIGATLAGWLNQFGWIGVVPLLTGIFRFCPAYTLLGIKTCKLD
- a CDS encoding NnrS family protein; the encoded protein is MKQLSQAPHRLYFFLGLVALLSLLAWWWINLQFANQLPVPLHGILMPLGVFPLFILGFTFTAGPRWLNVKASTHHFILHGATYFVGIVLVLFASTFGLKPLRLSGFALMLSAWVAVTLRWARLIIESKSEDKKHAIALLVAMLGGILSMLCALLWAAGSELAWQAARQLSFFAFLLPIFLTVCHRMLPFFTANVLQNYVTWRPYSLLATWLIGSWTLAFAGIFGTNGSDASSAAQGIQVIVATLLSFSFANTSWRWGLFRSFENRLLAMLHLSFAWLSVVFALHAISALGVTTGSATTHALALGFMSTMLVAFVSRVSFGHSGRPLHAGNGLWSLYLALHLAAVLRVFASFQATDSLIKVSAGLWAAVFIAWGALMLPIYLRPRVDGAPG